The following proteins are encoded in a genomic region of Agromyces sp. CF514:
- a CDS encoding sugar MFS transporter codes for MSNEVRAARWSLLVQFALFGLVMSSWLSRMPSIREALDVNAAQLGGLLVVGGLGSLTGALTIGVVVARFGSRRALLAGTIGNVVGFGSIAFATATGDVRFFIAGAFVNGFCGSLVNVPINTNAAEVERRIGKAILPHFHACFSIGAALGALVGAGFAALHVSITVQILVVLTAVTVARLALYRPATALTLHVPITTETGSISHDATAAHRRGAMRQALGAWREPRTLLLGVVLLAASLAEGTATTWLSLAVVDGFATAEAAGALAYGTFVAAMTVFRFLGTPLIDRFGRVAVLRVSGLATFSGVLLFVFSPSLATAWIGVLLWGCGAALGNPIAISAASDDPVHAGPRVAVVTSFSTVSSLAAPPLLGLLASEVGARHAILVVAAVAVVSFSVASQARRRPVPVSDEAPAATPASVDRASAD; via the coding sequence ATGTCGAACGAAGTGCGGGCCGCCCGCTGGTCGCTGCTGGTGCAGTTCGCGCTGTTCGGGCTCGTCATGTCGTCCTGGCTCAGTCGCATGCCCTCGATCCGCGAAGCGCTCGACGTGAATGCGGCCCAGCTCGGCGGGCTCCTCGTGGTCGGCGGCCTCGGGTCGCTCACCGGCGCACTCACGATCGGCGTGGTCGTGGCGAGGTTCGGCAGCCGTCGAGCGCTGCTCGCCGGCACGATCGGCAACGTCGTCGGCTTCGGCTCGATCGCCTTCGCGACCGCGACGGGCGACGTGCGGTTCTTCATCGCGGGGGCGTTCGTCAACGGCTTCTGCGGTTCGCTCGTCAACGTGCCCATCAACACGAACGCCGCCGAGGTCGAACGCCGCATCGGCAAGGCGATCCTGCCGCACTTCCACGCGTGCTTCTCGATCGGCGCGGCGCTCGGCGCCCTCGTCGGGGCCGGCTTCGCGGCCCTGCACGTGTCGATCACCGTGCAGATCCTCGTGGTGCTGACGGCCGTGACGGTCGCACGCCTCGCCCTGTACCGGCCCGCCACCGCGCTCACGCTGCACGTGCCGATCACGACCGAGACCGGCTCGATCTCGCACGACGCGACGGCCGCGCACCGCCGCGGGGCGATGAGGCAGGCGCTCGGCGCCTGGCGCGAGCCGCGCACCCTGCTGCTCGGCGTCGTGCTGCTCGCGGCCTCGCTCGCCGAGGGCACCGCGACGACGTGGCTCTCGCTCGCGGTCGTCGACGGCTTCGCGACCGCCGAGGCTGCGGGTGCGCTCGCCTACGGCACGTTCGTGGCCGCGATGACCGTGTTCCGCTTTCTCGGCACGCCGCTCATCGACCGCTTCGGCCGGGTCGCGGTCCTGCGCGTCTCGGGGCTCGCGACGTTCTCGGGCGTGCTGCTCTTCGTCTTCTCGCCGAGCCTCGCGACGGCGTGGATCGGCGTGCTGCTCTGGGGCTGCGGCGCGGCGCTCGGCAACCCGATCGCGATCTCCGCGGCATCCGACGACCCGGTGCACGCCGGCCCTCGCGTGGCCGTCGTCACGTCGTTCTCGACGGTCTCGTCGCTCGCCGCTCCCCCGCTGCTCGGGCTGCTCGCGAGCGAGGTCGGCGCGCGCCACGCGATCCTGGTGGTCGCGGCCGTCGCCGTCGTGAGCTTCTCGGTCGCCTCGCAGGCGCGTCGACGACCGGTGCCGGTGAGCGACGAGGCGCCGGCCGCGACGCCGGCCTCCGTCGACCGAGCCTCAGCGGACTGA
- a CDS encoding gluconokinase — protein MTHTAPLIVVMGVSAVGKSTIGSGIAERLGVPFRDADDLHPAANVEKMRAGSPLDDDDRWPWLDIVGGEMQASAASGLVMACSALRRVYRDRLRAQAPAIAFVHLHADDAVLTARAAGRSGHFMPPSLLASQLATLEPLGGDELGLVVDVDATVEDIVDRAVAGLAGIGVVSA, from the coding sequence ATGACCCACACCGCGCCCCTCATCGTCGTCATGGGCGTGTCCGCCGTCGGCAAGTCCACGATCGGCTCCGGCATCGCCGAACGACTCGGCGTGCCGTTCCGCGACGCCGACGACCTGCACCCCGCGGCGAACGTCGAGAAGATGCGCGCGGGCAGCCCGCTCGACGACGACGACCGGTGGCCCTGGCTCGACATCGTCGGCGGCGAGATGCAGGCCTCCGCGGCATCCGGGCTGGTAATGGCGTGCTCGGCGCTGCGCCGGGTCTACCGCGACCGACTGCGCGCGCAGGCGCCCGCGATCGCGTTCGTGCACCTGCATGCCGACGACGCCGTGCTCACCGCTCGGGCAGCAGGCCGCAGCGGGCACTTCATGCCCCCGAGCCTGCTCGCCTCGCAGCTCGCGACGCTCGAGCCGCTCGGCGGCGACGAGCTCGGACTCGTGGTCGACGTCGACGCGACCGTCGAGGACATCGTCGACCGTGCGGTCGCCGGGCTCGCGGGCATCGGGGTCGTCTCGGCGTAG
- a CDS encoding TetR/AcrR family transcriptional regulator, which produces MAWDTERTKRLLLDAATAEFSEHGLAGGRIDRIATAAGVNKERIYQYFGKKDDLFAAVLNAQLRDSMDAVAMDGEGPEAAGDYAGRLFDHHLADGVIPRLVFWEGLERAELAAVDTTRAEYHRTKVDRFRQMLPGLDHAAAGELLLTLVSLVNAWPVLSHLDVLIAGGDRGPDDRSTAARTAARRAALVRTIEVLARDAQLAAASAHA; this is translated from the coding sequence ATGGCGTGGGACACCGAACGGACGAAGCGGCTGCTGCTCGACGCGGCGACGGCCGAGTTCAGCGAGCACGGACTCGCGGGCGGGCGCATCGATCGCATCGCCACGGCCGCCGGGGTGAACAAGGAACGCATCTACCAGTACTTCGGCAAGAAGGACGACCTGTTCGCCGCCGTGCTCAATGCGCAACTGCGCGACTCGATGGACGCCGTCGCCATGGACGGCGAGGGGCCCGAAGCTGCGGGCGACTACGCCGGCCGGCTCTTCGACCACCACCTCGCCGACGGCGTCATCCCCCGTCTCGTGTTCTGGGAGGGACTCGAACGTGCCGAACTCGCGGCCGTCGACACCACCCGCGCCGAGTACCACCGCACCAAGGTCGACCGATTTCGGCAGATGCTGCCCGGCCTCGACCACGCGGCCGCGGGCGAGCTCCTGCTGACCCTCGTGTCGTTGGTGAATGCGTGGCCGGTGCTCTCGCACCTCGACGTGCTCATCGCCGGCGGCGACCGCGGCCCCGATGACCGCAGCACGGCAGCCCGCACGGCCGCCCGGCGAGCCGCGCTCGTGCGCACGATCGAGGTGCTGGCGCGCGACGCCCAGCTCGCTGCGGCCTCCGCACACGCGTGA
- a CDS encoding RNA helicase gives MTQSLLERAPRPYDADEMYVAFVDWAESRGLALYPAQDEAVIEIVSGANLILSTPTGTGKSLVAVAAHAASVAAGGRTYYTAPIKALVSEKFFQLADIFGAANVGMVTGDSSVNPDAPIICCTAEILANLALRHGADADVDQVVMDEFHYYGDPDRGWAWQVPLLLLPKAQFVLMSATLGDVTAIAEDLTRRTGRPTARVTGVERPVPLHYSYAKTPVQETVEELLDTRQAPVYIVHFSQAAAMERAQALSSIRVVTREQRGEIAEAIGGFRFTTAFGKTLSRLVRAGIGVHHAGMLPRYRRLVETLAQRGLLRVICGTDTLGVGINVPIRSVLITALTKFDGQKMRQLSAREFHQIAGRAGRAGYDTAGTVVVLAPEHEIENEVAVRKAGDDAKKLKRIVRKKAPAGQITWGEASYDRLVVAEPEPLVPQLKLTAAMLINVIGRGGDVVGDIRSLVFDNHETRTRRFELARRALEILRTLADAGVVELTPDAAAGPLGVRVALTVDLQPNFALNQPLSPFALAAIDLLDPEAEPGTGIGTGHYALDVVSIIESTLDDPRPILSQQQFKARGEAVAAMKQEGIEYDQRMELLEEVTWPKPLDELLAQAFETFASSQPWVRDFELSPKSVVRDMFERSMSFGEYVSFYQLARSEGLVLRYLSDAFRAVRQTVPNDAKTEELLDLIEWLGELVRQVDSSLVDEWNELVDPNAHLPEDEAAVVPPAPPSVVTNRRAFTVLVRNELFRRVQLAALQRDDELAALDPDVDWPEVLDRYYDDHDELGTGAAARSPQLVVIDESDAAAGLWRVEQILDDPAGDHDWRIRAEVDLEASAEEGTAVVRVTEVVRL, from the coding sequence ATGACCCAGTCCCTTCTCGAGCGAGCGCCCCGTCCCTACGACGCCGACGAGATGTACGTCGCCTTCGTGGATTGGGCCGAGAGCCGGGGTCTCGCGCTCTACCCCGCGCAGGACGAGGCGGTCATCGAGATCGTCTCGGGCGCGAACCTGATCCTGTCGACGCCGACCGGCACGGGCAAGTCGCTCGTCGCGGTCGCCGCCCACGCGGCATCCGTCGCCGCCGGAGGCCGCACCTACTACACGGCACCGATCAAGGCGCTCGTGAGCGAGAAGTTCTTCCAGCTCGCCGACATCTTCGGGGCGGCGAACGTCGGCATGGTCACGGGCGACAGCTCGGTGAACCCCGACGCCCCGATCATCTGCTGCACGGCCGAGATCCTCGCGAACCTCGCGCTGCGGCACGGCGCCGACGCCGACGTCGACCAGGTCGTGATGGACGAGTTCCACTACTACGGCGACCCCGACCGCGGCTGGGCGTGGCAGGTGCCGCTGCTGCTGCTGCCGAAGGCCCAGTTCGTGCTCATGTCGGCCACGCTCGGCGACGTCACGGCCATCGCCGAGGACCTGACCCGGCGCACGGGCCGGCCGACCGCACGCGTGACGGGCGTCGAGCGCCCGGTTCCGCTGCACTACTCCTACGCGAAGACGCCCGTGCAGGAGACCGTCGAAGAGCTGCTCGACACCCGCCAGGCGCCCGTCTACATCGTGCACTTCTCGCAGGCCGCCGCCATGGAGCGTGCTCAGGCGCTGTCGTCGATCCGCGTCGTCACGCGCGAGCAGCGCGGCGAGATCGCCGAGGCCATCGGCGGGTTCCGCTTCACGACCGCGTTCGGCAAGACGCTCTCGCGCCTCGTGCGGGCGGGCATCGGGGTGCACCACGCGGGCATGCTGCCGCGCTACCGACGCCTCGTCGAGACGCTCGCCCAGCGCGGCCTGCTGCGCGTGATCTGCGGCACCGACACGCTCGGCGTCGGCATCAACGTGCCCATCCGATCGGTGCTCATCACGGCGCTCACGAAGTTCGACGGCCAGAAGATGCGCCAGCTCAGCGCGCGCGAGTTCCATCAGATCGCCGGTCGCGCCGGGCGCGCGGGCTACGACACCGCGGGCACGGTCGTCGTGCTCGCCCCCGAGCACGAGATCGAGAACGAGGTCGCCGTGCGCAAGGCCGGCGACGACGCGAAGAAGCTCAAGCGCATCGTGCGCAAGAAGGCGCCGGCCGGGCAGATCACGTGGGGCGAGGCCTCCTACGACCGGCTCGTCGTCGCCGAGCCCGAGCCGCTCGTGCCGCAGCTGAAGCTCACCGCGGCGATGCTCATCAACGTCATCGGCCGCGGCGGCGACGTCGTCGGCGACATCCGCTCGCTCGTCTTCGACAACCACGAGACCCGCACGCGCCGGTTCGAGCTCGCACGTCGGGCGCTCGAGATCCTGCGCACCCTCGCCGATGCGGGCGTGGTCGAGCTGACACCGGATGCCGCGGCCGGGCCGCTCGGCGTGCGCGTGGCCCTCACGGTCGACCTGCAGCCTAACTTCGCGCTGAACCAGCCGCTCTCGCCGTTCGCGCTCGCCGCGATCGACCTGCTCGACCCCGAAGCCGAGCCCGGAACCGGCATCGGCACGGGCCACTACGCGCTCGACGTCGTGAGCATCATCGAGTCGACCCTCGACGACCCGCGCCCGATCCTCTCGCAGCAGCAGTTCAAGGCGCGCGGCGAGGCCGTGGCCGCCATGAAGCAGGAGGGCATCGAGTACGACCAGCGCATGGAACTGCTCGAGGAGGTCACCTGGCCGAAGCCGCTCGACGAGCTGCTCGCGCAGGCGTTCGAGACCTTCGCGTCGAGCCAGCCGTGGGTGCGCGACTTCGAGCTCTCGCCGAAGTCCGTGGTGCGAGACATGTTCGAGCGCAGCATGTCCTTCGGCGAGTACGTGTCGTTCTACCAGCTCGCCCGCAGCGAGGGCCTCGTGCTGCGCTATCTCTCCGACGCGTTCCGCGCCGTGCGCCAGACCGTGCCGAACGACGCGAAGACCGAGGAGCTGCTCGACCTCATCGAGTGGCTCGGCGAGCTCGTGCGCCAGGTCGACTCGAGCCTCGTCGACGAGTGGAACGAACTCGTCGACCCGAACGCCCACCTGCCCGAAGACGAGGCGGCCGTCGTGCCGCCCGCGCCGCCGTCGGTCGTGACGAACCGTCGCGCGTTCACCGTGCTCGTGCGCAACGAGCTGTTCCGCCGCGTGCAGCTGGCCGCCCTCCAGCGCGACGACGAGCTCGCCGCGCTCGACCCCGACGTCGACTGGCCCGAGGTGCTCGACCGCTACTACGACGACCACGACGAGCTCGGCACGGGCGCCGCCGCGCGCTCGCCCCAGCTCGTCGTCATCGACGAGTCGGATGCCGCGGCCGGCCTCTGGCGCGTCGAGCAGATCCTCGACGACCCGGCCGGCGACCACGACTGGCGCATCCGGGCCGAGGTCGACCTCGAGGCGTCGGCCGAGGAGGGCACGGCCGTCGTGCGCGTGACCGAGGTCGTGCGGCTCTAG
- a CDS encoding sugar O-acetyltransferase — protein sequence MDADRLMPIHDAAMLAQGERVLGEEFTAMNRRVLEVTGLTSRLNVLPFDDEAGRARLLEQILGRPLAPRVTILPPFFTDHGLRLELAERVFINQNCTFLDYAGIRLGEGVMVGPKAAFITVGHPVDPDERRHFLSGAPIDVAENVWIGAGATILPGVSIGRDSVIAAGTVVADDVPAASLVAGPKGTVRRRW from the coding sequence ATGGACGCCGACCGCTTGATGCCGATCCACGACGCCGCGATGCTCGCGCAGGGCGAGCGCGTGCTCGGCGAGGAGTTCACGGCCATGAACCGACGGGTGCTGGAGGTGACCGGGTTGACCTCGCGCCTGAACGTGCTGCCGTTCGACGACGAGGCGGGCAGGGCGCGACTGCTCGAGCAGATCCTCGGTCGCCCGCTTGCGCCGCGGGTCACGATCCTCCCGCCGTTCTTCACCGACCACGGCCTGCGGCTCGAGCTCGCCGAGCGCGTCTTCATCAACCAGAACTGCACGTTCCTCGACTACGCCGGCATCCGCCTGGGCGAGGGCGTCATGGTCGGGCCGAAGGCCGCGTTCATCACGGTCGGACATCCGGTCGACCCCGACGAGCGCCGCCACTTCCTCAGCGGCGCGCCCATCGACGTCGCCGAGAACGTGTGGATCGGCGCAGGCGCGACGATCCTGCCCGGCGTCAGCATCGGCCGCGACTCGGTGATCGCGGCGGGCACGGTCGTGGCCGACGACGTTCCGGCGGCGAGCCTCGTCGCCGGGCCGAAGGGCACGGTGCGCCGCCGCTGGTAG
- a CDS encoding EamA family transporter produces the protein MLTAVFSLTGALVFGAADFLGGLAAKRISALLATAVAALSGVVLLLLALPLLGGEWTAHDVLWGAISGVVGCIGIALLYACLAIGPMSILSPTTAVVSAIVPVLYGLVVGGERFGPIGYWGLGLALVAVVLVGFVPERGAVRPSLRGILMAVGSGAAIGGFYIAIDQTSDESGIVPLILNRGVNAALMFAAVAIVAVVAAARARRVRAVVDAGAVTRPSAGLTADASGGRMPRAARPALAAGIRLAVACGVVDATANALLLFGIRAGDLSIAAVLGAMYPAGTILLAALVLRERIAPVQWAGLVLALAAAAMLALA, from the coding sequence ATGCTCACCGCCGTCTTCTCGCTCACGGGCGCGCTCGTGTTCGGCGCAGCCGACTTCCTGGGCGGGCTCGCCGCGAAGCGCATCAGCGCGCTCCTCGCGACCGCCGTCGCCGCCCTGTCGGGGGTCGTGCTGCTGCTGCTCGCGCTGCCGCTGCTCGGCGGCGAGTGGACCGCGCACGACGTGCTCTGGGGTGCGATCTCCGGCGTGGTCGGCTGCATCGGCATCGCCCTGCTCTACGCCTGCCTCGCGATCGGCCCGATGAGCATCCTGTCGCCCACGACGGCCGTGGTCTCGGCGATCGTGCCGGTGCTCTACGGGCTCGTGGTCGGCGGCGAGCGGTTCGGCCCGATCGGGTACTGGGGTCTCGGTCTCGCGCTCGTCGCCGTCGTGCTCGTGGGCTTCGTGCCCGAACGCGGCGCGGTGCGGCCGTCGCTCCGCGGCATCCTCATGGCGGTCGGCTCGGGCGCCGCGATCGGCGGCTTCTACATCGCGATCGACCAGACGAGCGACGAGAGCGGCATCGTGCCCCTGATCCTGAATCGGGGGGTCAACGCGGCGCTCATGTTCGCGGCGGTCGCGATCGTGGCCGTCGTCGCGGCGGCTCGGGCACGGCGTGTCCGCGCGGTGGTCGATGCGGGTGCCGTCACCAGGCCGTCCGCCGGCCTCACCGCCGACGCTTCGGGCGGGCGGATGCCGCGTGCGGCCCGCCCGGCCCTCGCCGCCGGCATCCGACTCGCCGTGGCCTGCGGCGTGGTCGACGCCACGGCGAACGCGCTGCTGCTCTTCGGCATCCGCGCCGGAGACCTCTCGATCGCCGCCGTGCTCGGCGCGATGTACCCGGCGGGCACGATCCTGCTCGCCGCGCTCGTGCTGCGCGAGCGCATCGCCCCGGTGCAGTGGGCGGGGCTCGTGCTCGCCCTCGCGGCGGCGGCGATGCTCGCCCTGGCCTGA
- a CDS encoding DUF1254 domain-containing protein produces the protein MTDSHEAVVPAAAQVIEAYLYGFPLVFNLDQVARYVATGVGGNPAAPFNTFSHARVLAGPEDTFVTINNDTVYSMAQLDLGVGPVALHVPDTAGRYYVLQFVDAWTDNFAYVGHRATGTGAGDFLLVPPGWQGDAPTGHTVIRFPTVVASIVGRWAVAGDDDLPAVHALQDATTLTPLDPTATPVGLARLDPGVPEELAFLEKLRVWSQQFPPAERDRPLLASLAPLGVTQAGASPFRSLGAEAVAELATALEHAAGVLREGLQSGSSPEQNGWKLTFHAFDYNLDYFEVGALDDARFKISDPKQRIVERAAAALAGLWGNHAYEAAYIMTYLDDRGAKLTGANTYTLRLLPTPPVSAFWSLTMYSVPDFFLVANPIDRYSIGDRTPGVVLDDDGGLTITISHERPTDEQAAANWLPSPAGEFRPVMRMYEPDPVILEGGYEFPPITRIS, from the coding sequence ATGACCGATTCGCACGAGGCCGTGGTGCCCGCCGCCGCACAGGTGATCGAGGCGTACCTGTACGGGTTCCCGCTGGTGTTCAACCTCGACCAGGTCGCCCGGTACGTCGCGACCGGCGTCGGGGGGAATCCGGCCGCGCCGTTCAACACCTTCAGCCACGCGCGCGTGCTCGCCGGGCCCGAGGACACGTTCGTCACGATCAACAACGACACGGTCTACTCGATGGCGCAGCTCGACCTCGGAGTCGGCCCCGTCGCCCTGCATGTGCCGGACACCGCCGGCCGTTACTACGTCCTGCAGTTCGTGGACGCCTGGACCGACAACTTCGCCTACGTGGGGCACCGGGCCACCGGCACTGGCGCCGGGGACTTCCTGCTCGTCCCGCCCGGGTGGCAGGGCGACGCGCCGACGGGGCACACGGTCATCCGGTTCCCGACCGTGGTCGCCTCGATCGTCGGCCGCTGGGCCGTGGCCGGCGACGACGACCTCCCCGCAGTGCACGCGCTCCAGGACGCGACGACGCTCACGCCGCTCGACCCCACGGCCACGCCGGTCGGCCTGGCCCGGCTCGACCCCGGCGTGCCCGAGGAGCTCGCGTTCCTCGAGAAGCTCCGCGTGTGGTCCCAGCAGTTCCCGCCCGCGGAACGGGATCGGCCGCTGCTCGCGTCGCTCGCGCCCCTCGGCGTGACGCAGGCGGGCGCGTCGCCGTTCCGGTCGCTCGGGGCCGAGGCAGTCGCCGAGCTCGCCACGGCCCTCGAGCACGCCGCCGGGGTGCTCCGCGAGGGGTTGCAGTCGGGAAGCAGTCCGGAGCAGAACGGGTGGAAGCTCACGTTCCACGCCTTCGACTACAACCTCGACTACTTCGAGGTCGGTGCACTCGACGATGCGCGGTTCAAGATCTCCGACCCGAAGCAGCGCATCGTCGAGCGCGCGGCCGCGGCGCTCGCCGGGCTGTGGGGAAACCACGCGTACGAGGCGGCGTACATCATGACCTATCTCGATGATCGGGGAGCGAAGCTGACCGGCGCGAACACGTACACGCTCCGGCTCCTCCCGACGCCACCCGTCTCGGCCTTCTGGTCGCTCACGATGTACTCGGTGCCCGACTTCTTCCTGGTCGCGAACCCGATCGATCGCTACTCGATCGGCGATCGCACGCCGGGCGTCGTGCTCGACGACGACGGGGGCCTCACGATCACCATCAGCCACGAGCGGCCGACCGACGAGCAGGCGGCTGCGAACTGGCTTCCGAGCCCGGCCGGCGAGTTCCGGCCGGTCATGCGCATGTACGAGCCCGATCCGGTGATCCTCGAGGGCGGCTACGAGTTCCCGCCGATCACCAGGATCTCCTAG